GCTTCGAAGTGGCCGGGCACCAGGCAGGCGAAATCGACCGTTCCAGGCTTTTCAAACCGCCAGACGAGAGTTCCCTGTGCGCCCGGTGCGAGCGTGAGCTTGTTCGGGGCAGCGTGCTTTTCGCCGGCCATCTCCCGCATCATTTTTGCATGCTCTTTCAGTTCGGCCGTCGTGCCGATCACCATCTCGTGCTCGATCATCCCGGCATTGCGTACCTGAAACCGGATGGTGTCACCCGCTTTCACCGGGATCGCGTCGGGCGAGAATCGCATGGTGTCGTTCATCGTGACGTCCACCGTACGCGTGGCCTTGGCACTAACGCCAGGTTGTCCTGCGACCGATGCAGCCGGTTTGCGCGTGGCCGAGCTGTCATTGCTCGGGGCGGCTGTCGCCAGCGACGGTACAAAGGCCACAGCGATGAGAGAAAGCGCGAGTGTCTTCATGGCGAACCTCGGTGGTGGGATGTTAGGGATGGGCCGAGTCGGATCGACTCAGCCTCTGAATTGGACGGGTCTTACATTTGCATGGGGGAAAGAATGCCGAGCGATGCAACCAGAATCAGGATCAGCGTCGCGGCGCCGGTCTCGATCGTCAGGCTGCGTTGCAGCGTGCGTACGGCGACCACGTGATCCCCGGTGCGAACCGCATGTTCAAGCTGCGGGCTGAGATGGAAACGGTTGGCCGCTGCGAGCAGCAGCATGATGCCGAAGAGTGCTAGCTTGAATAGCAGCAGGCCACCGTACGACGCCAGGCTCAGTTCCGGCAGTTGCAACCCAATAATCATCCAGTAGTTGACGACGCCGGTGACCACCAGGGTGGCAACCACCATCGTGCCGACCTGGGCGAATCCATTGGACGTCCGGCTCAGTAGCGCCACCTTGTTGGGGGTTGCGGCCGTGCGGGACAACACAACGAAGGCAATCAGGGCACCGAACCATGCGCCGGCTGCGATCAGGTGTGCGATGTCTGATGCAAGGTGGATATAGCCCTTCACGCCGTCGTCCATCGCGCCGTGCCCTCCCCACGCCAAGGTTGCCAGCGCGAACGCGGCACCGCCTGTTATGGCGCTGAACTGGGACAGCGGCCGATTACGCAGGAAGAGCGCGGCGAGCAGACACAGGAACAGGGCAACCACACGAACAATCCAGGCCGTACCGAACGCGGTCCCGGTCACAATCATCTCGAAAACGTGGCCTTGAAGTTCCGTGTACGAAGCGGCGCCCGTCATGCCCTTCGCCATGACGGCGATGTTCACGAACGACAGGACGATACCGAGCGTTGCGGCCACCTTGCAAAGAGTTGCAAAGGAGGCACCGATCGGTGACCGCCGCTCCTCCTGGCGCAATGCATACAAGGCGAACAGCGGAAGGCCAAACAGCGCTGCGAGATCTAGATAGAGTGCGAAACGCACTGCGACAGTTGCCCAGTCCATTGCAGCTTACTTGACGGTGAAGGTGATATTGCCGTTGATCGGATGGGTGTCGGACGACACAGCGCGCCATTCCACACGATAGTTGCCGGGGCTGAGCGGCTGCGTAGGCGTGACCACCATGGTCTTGGGATCGTCGCCGCCGGCGACCTTTGCTGCGATCTTCATCGGCGAGTGGTCAGCCATGCCCGGCATGCCGGTCATCAGCAGATTTGCGCCTGAGAACTGCGTCGAAAGATTCTCCGAGAACTTCAGTTCGATCTTTTGGGGAGCGGCGACTTCCGCCTTGTCAGCGGGTGTCGATGTGAGCAGCTTCGGGTGCGCAAAGGCCACGGAGCTGACGAGCAATGCGGCAGCCGCGAGGGTCGCACGAATAGTGAGGCGTGATGCTTGCATGAAAAACTCCAATTGCTGGTGGGGTGAGAAAGGATAAAGACGATCAGAACCACATGCGAATACCCGCGACGAAGCGCGTCTCGCCGCTGCGACCGCCGGAGGCTCGGACCATGTTTGCGGTATTGCCAAAGCTTTGCGAGCGTTCGATACCGATGTACGGCGCAAACTGCCGGCTAAATTCATAGCGCAATCGCACTCCGACAGCGCCGCTGGAAAGGCCACTGCCGATACCGATTTCGGGGTCGTTCTTGCCGTACAGGCTGGCTTCCAACCTGGGCTGCAAGATCAGCCTCTGGGTCAGCAGCAAATCATACTCACCGGAAAGGCGCAGCGCGGTTCGTCCCTCGGTGCCGACATAGCCGGTTGCCTCGACTTCGAACCAGTAAGGCGCCAACCCTTGCACACCGAACGCAAGCCAGTTGCGTGCAGGGCGCCCATAGCCGGCGTCGTTCCGGACACCCAGTTGGGTGTCCCAATACGTGGCAATGGCGTGTCCCCACAACAGTTCGGTGCGGGCTTCGGGAACCTTGCCCTTTTCCACCTCGCCTTCTGCCTTGATCACGAACTTGTTGAACGCATTCCCAATCCACGCCTGCGCTTCGTAGGATGCCGCATTGCTTTCGTTGCCTTTGGTCCATTCAAGGCGATCAACGAGAACGGACGCGAAGATATGTTCGTCCGCCATATGCAGCGACCGGCTGGGGCCAATCGCGTATTGGCCGACGCCGAGCTTTGCGCCGTCGGAATAAGCATCTGGATCTCTGGCGTCCGGCGGAGCGCTTCCACCCTGCATCTGCATGGCGCCATGATCCATGCCCTGCATTGAGCCCTGGTCCATGCCTTGCATTTTGCTGTGGTCCATGCCCTGCATTGAGCCCTGGTCCATGCCTTGCATCTTGCTGTGGTCCATGCCCTGCATTGAGCCCTGGTCCATGCCTTGCATCTTGCTGTGGTCCATGCCCTGCATCGAGCCCTGGTCCATGCCCTGCATCTTGCTGTGGTCCATGCCCTGCATCGAGCCCTGGTCCATGCCTTGCATCTTGCTGTGGTCCATGCCCTGCATTGAGCCCTGGTCCATGCCTTGCATCTTGCTGTGGTCCATGCCCTGCATCGAGCCCTGGTCCATGCCCTGCATCGAGCCCTGGTCCATGCCCTGCATCTTGCTGTGGTCCATGCCCTGCATCGAGCCCTGGTCCATGCCTTGCATCTTGCTGTGGTCCATGCCCTGCATTGAGCCCTGGTCCATGCCTTGCATCTTGCTGTGGTCCATGCCCTGCATCGAGCCCTGGTCCATGCCCTGCATCTTGCTGTGGTCCATGCCCTGCATTGAGCCTTGTCCTGCGCTCGGCGTTGAGCCCTGCTTCTTCGCGGTTGGGGCTGTCGCCTTCTGGGGGCGTGAATCCGGCGTTGCTTCGTTTGCCGGCGCACCATCGTTGTTTGAACTGTTGGGCGAATGCGAGTGCTGTGCCCACGCGGCGCTCATTCCTGCAGTGAGCAGGGCGGCGACTGCAATTCGTGTGTACTTGTACATGGGATCTGGTAGTCGGTTGAAGAGAGTCGGATCAGGCCACAAGTACTTCGCGGAACATCCCGGCATCCATGTGCAACATAAGGTGGCAGTGCCATGCCCAGCGGCCCAATGCGTCGGCGGTTACCAGGAAGCTGATCCGCTGCGCAGGTTGGACCGGAATGGTATGTCGCCGGGCCTGGAACGAACCGTCAGGCGACTCGAGCTCACTCCACATGCCGTGCAGGTGCATCGGGTGAGTCATCATCGTGTCGTTGTGCAGAATCACGCGCAGTCGTTCACCGTACTTGAAACGGACCGGTGTGGATTTGCCGTACTCAACACCATCGATTGACCAGGAGTAGCGTTCCATGTTGCCGGTGAGGTGCAGTTCAACTTCCCGAGCAGGACCGCGCTTGTCGAGGGGGCCGCCAATGGTATGTTGATCGGCCAGCGTCAGAACGCGGCGGCCGTTGTTACGCAGACCGATGCCAGGGTCGTCGAGATTCGTTCTGGCCATGTCCACGCGCATGTCCGTGTTCGCGCCATATTCGGTCTTGGCGTGCCGAGCCTTCGTGCTGGGGACCTTGAGCGAAGCATCCATGGCCATGCCGCCCATCGCGTGCTGGCTATGGTCCATGGTCATGGCCCCATGGTTCATGCCAGCCATGCTGCCTTGGTTCATGCCGCCCATGTCCATCTTGCTGTGGTCCATGCCACCCATGCCACCCATGCCACCCATCATGTCGCTCATGGTGAGCCACTCGGGCTTGTCCACGGCCGGCACCTGGGCGTTGAGT
This portion of the Cupriavidus metallidurans CH34 genome encodes:
- a CDS encoding cupredoxin domain-containing protein → MKTLALSLIAVAFVPSLATAAPSNDSSATRKPAASVAGQPGVSAKATRTVDVTMNDTMRFSPDAIPVKAGDTIRFQVRNAGMIEHEMVIGTTAELKEHAKMMREMAGEKHAAPNKLTLAPGAQGTLVWRFEKPGTVDFACLVPGHFEAGMVGKVVVRK
- the copD gene encoding copper homeostasis membrane protein CopD, with protein sequence MDWATVAVRFALYLDLAALFGLPLFALYALRQEERRSPIGASFATLCKVAATLGIVLSFVNIAVMAKGMTGAASYTELQGHVFEMIVTGTAFGTAWIVRVVALFLCLLAALFLRNRPLSQFSAITGGAAFALATLAWGGHGAMDDGVKGYIHLASDIAHLIAAGAWFGALIAFVVLSRTAATPNKVALLSRTSNGFAQVGTMVVATLVVTGVVNYWMIIGLQLPELSLASYGGLLLFKLALFGIMLLLAAANRFHLSPQLEHAVRTGDHVVAVRTLQRSLTIETGAATLILILVASLGILSPMQM
- the copC gene encoding copper homeostasis periplasmic binding protein CopC, which encodes MQASRLTIRATLAAAALLVSSVAFAHPKLLTSTPADKAEVAAPQKIELKFSENLSTQFSGANLLMTGMPGMADHSPMKIAAKVAGGDDPKTMVVTPTQPLSPGNYRVEWRAVSSDTHPINGNITFTVK
- a CDS encoding copper resistance protein B is translated as MDQGSMQGMDHSKMQGMDQGSMQGMDHSKMQGMDQGSMQGMDHSKMQGMDQGSMQGMDHSKMQGMDQGSMQGMDHGAMQMQGGSAPPDARDPDAYSDGAKLGVGQYAIGPSRSLHMADEHIFASVLVDRLEWTKGNESNAASYEAQAWIGNAFNKFVIKAEGEVEKGKVPEARTELLWGHAIATYWDTQLGVRNDAGYGRPARNWLAFGVQGLAPYWFEVEATGYVGTEGRTALRLSGEYDLLLTQRLILQPRLEASLYGKNDPEIGIGSGLSSGAVGVRLRYEFSRQFAPYIGIERSQSFGNTANMVRASGGRSGETRFVAGIRMWF